A single Ziziphus jujuba cultivar Dongzao chromosome 11, ASM3175591v1 DNA region contains:
- the LOC107433357 gene encoding squamosa promoter-binding-like protein 12, with protein MEAQFGGKAHHLCAPVPVVSDLKAIGKKSLEWDLNDWSWDGDLFRASPLNSIPSDCRSRQLFPVGPETPAAAPACAGLPNSSSFSGPETDDIEPGIEKGKRELEKRRRPAFVDDAELSLEDGSLNLKLGGEAYPILEGELKSGKKTKIVGTASNRSVCQVEDCRADLSNAKDYHRRHKVCDMHSKASKALVGNVMQRFCQQCSRFHVLKEFDEGKRSCRRRLAGHNRRRRKTLPETVVNGSSLNDERGSSYLLISLLRILSNMHTNSSDQTKDQDLLSHLLRSLANFTGTVDGRNISALLQGSQGLLNAEKSVDTSQKRVDMISNGPEPSRPSASGSKVDNSVNLEDHLRSMRQCQTVPASDMAQRRTPCDDNDGGNVKSIIGPGSTYPSYLREGLPTQSIIPETTNGRMNFNNIDLNSVYDDSQDCIENLGNSHLPLNSGTMPLNKPLWIQHGSNKSSPPHPSGNSDSISTQSPSSSSGEAQSRTDRIVFKLFGKDPNDLPFILRKQILDWLSHSPTDIESYIRPGCIILTIYLHLEKSAWEELCCNLGSSLKRLLEASNDPFWRTGWAYARLQHFVAFMYNGHVVLDTPLPLKSHKNCRVSSIKPIAVSTSKRAQFIVKGFNLSRSTTRLLCALEGKYLVQGSCHELMDSTDTANECDEIDCLRFSCNVPSIIGRGFIEVENHGLSSSFFPFIVAEQEVCSEICMLEGEIDDTETTDDVRREPGNMEAKKQALDFIHEMGWLLHRSRAKLRLGHMDPNLDLFPFRRFRWLMEFSMEHDWCSVVKKLLGILFEGTVDAGEHPSIEVAVLDLGLLHKAVQRNCRPMVELLLKFVPDKVLDNMGPKESERVERGFKSFLFKPNVVGPMGLTPLHDAASRDGCEDVLDALTNDPGKVGIEAWKNAKDNTGLTPNDYACLRGYYSYIHLVQKKISGRSESGHVAVDIPGTILDCNSKQKQLDGHRLSKVASLETERFDMKATIKEKCRVCERKLVYGSRRSLVYRPAMLSMVAIAALCVCVALLFKSSPEVVYVFQPFRWERLKYGSS; from the exons ATGGAGGCTCAATTTGGAGGCAAGGCTCACCATCTTTGTGCCCCAGTGCCAGTGGTGTCGGATTTGAAGGCCATTGGGAAGAAGAGTTTGGAATGGGATTTGAATGATTGGAGTTGGGATGGCGATCTTTTTAGAGCTAGTCCTTTGAATTCTATTCCATCAGACTGTAGGAGTAGGCAGTTGTTCCCTGTTGGGCCGGAAACTCCAGCAGCAGCCCCAGCTTGTGCTGGTTTGCCCAATAGTTCTTCTTTTTCTGGTCCGGAAACAGACGATATTGAGCCGGGAATTGAGAAAGGAAAACGGGAATTGGAGAAGCGGAGGAGGCCTGCGTTTGTTGATGATGCAGAATTGAGTCTTGAAGATGGTTCCCTCAACTTAAAGCTTGGTGGGGAAGCTTACCCCATATTGGAAGGAGAGCTAAAGAGTGGCAAGAAGACAAAGATAGTTGGGACTGCTTCAAACCGTTCTGTCTGTCAGGTGGAGGATTGTAGGGCTGATCTCAGCAATGCGAAGGATTATCACCGGAGGCACAAGGTCTGTGATATGCATTCTAAAGCCAGTAAAGCACTGGTGGGAAATGTTATGCAGCGATTTTGTCAACAGTGTAGCAG GTTTCATGTTCTCAAAGAGTTTGATGAGGGGAAAAGGAGTTGTCGTCGGCGTTTGGCTGGCCACAATAGGAGGAGGAGAAAAACACTTCCTGAAACTGTTGTTAATGGAAGCTCCTTGAATGATGAAAGGGGTAGCAGTTACCTATTGATAAGCTTGTTGCGGATACTCTCCAATATGCACA CAAACAGCTCTGATCAAACAAAAGATCAAGATCTTCTATCTCATCTATTGAGGAGTCTGGCCAATTTTACTGGTACAGTTGATGGAAGGAATATATCTGCATTGCTGCAGGGATCGCAAGGTTTACTGAATGCCGAGAAATCAGTTGACACTTCTCAAAAGAGGGTAGATATGATCTCAAATGGCCCTGAGCCTAGTAGGCCTTCTGCTTCAGGCTCTAAGGTAGATAATTCTGTTAATTTGGAGGACCATCTGAGGTCTATGAGACAATGCCAAACAGTACCTGCATCAGATATGGCACAGAGGAGAACCCCTTGTGATGATAATGACGGTGGAAATGTAAAATCCATTATAGGTCCAGGGTCCACATATCCATCATACTTGAGGGAGGGATTACCTACCCAATCCATCATACCCGAGACAACTAATGGGAGGATGAATTTCAATAACATTGACTTGAATAGTGTATATGATGATTCACAGGATTGTATTGAGAACCTTGGGAATTCTCACTTACCCTTAAATTCAGGGACTATGCCTCTTAATAAACCTCTATGGATACAACATGGCTCAAACAAGTCAAGTCCACCTCATCCAAGTGGGAATTCAGACTCTATTTCTACTCAGTCACCATCTAGTTCCAGTGGAGAGGCCCAG AGTCGCACTGACCGAATTGTTTTTAAACTCTTTGGAAAGGACCCAAATGATCTTCCTTTTATTTTGCGAAAACAG ATCCTAGACTGGTTATCCCATAGTCCTACTGATATTGAGAGCTATATAAGGCCAGGCTGTATCATTTTAACAATATACCTCCATCTAGAAAAATCTGCGTGGGAGGAG TTATGTTGCAATCTGGGATCCAGTTTGAAAAGGCTATTAGAAGCATCAAATGATCCCTTCTGGAGAACAGGATGGGCATATGCTAGGTTGCAGCATTTTGTGGCATTTATGTATaatg GTCATGTTGTCTTAGACACACCCTTACCTCTGAAAAGCCATAAAAACTGTAGGGTATCAAGCATTAAACCAATTGCAGTTTCAACATCCAAGAGAGCTCAGTTTATAGTGAAAGGCTTTAACTTGTCTCGTTCCACCACAAG GTTGCTATGTGCACTGGAAGGGAAGTATCTGGTGCAGGGATCTTGTCATGAGTTGATGGATAGTACTGATACAGCCAATGAGTGTGATGAGATCGACTGCCTCAGGTTTTCCTGTAATGTACCAAGTATTATTGGCCGAGGATTTATTGAG GTTGAAAATCATGGTCTTAGCAGCAGCTTCTTTCCATTTATAGTCGCAGAGCAAGAAGTATGTTCTGAGATCTGTATGCTGGAAGGTGAAATAGATGACACAGAGACTACTGATGATGTCCGAAGAGAACCTGGTAACATGGAAGCCAAGAAACAAGCCCTGGACTTTATACATGAAATGGGTTGGTTGCTCCATAGAAGTCGTGCCAAGTTAAGACTAGGTCACATGGATCCCAACCTGGATCTATTCCCATTCAGACGGTTCAGGTGGCTCATGGAATTCTCCATGGAACATGATTGGTGTTCTGTGGTGAAGAAACTCTTGGGCATCCTGTTTGAGGGTACTGTTGATGCTGGAGAGCATCCTTCCATTGAGGTTGCTGTATTAGATTTGGGACTTCTCCATAAAGCTGTGCAGAGAAATTGCAGACCCATGGTGGAACTCTTGTTGAAATTTGTCCCAGATAAAGTTTTAGATAACATGGGACCCAAGGAGAGTGAACGGGTTGAGAGGGGCTTCAAGAGCTTCCTATTTAAACCTAATGTTGTTGGGCCCATGGGGTTGACTCCTCTTCATGATGCAGCCAGCAGGGATGGCTGTGAGGATGTATTGGATGCTTTAACAAATGATCCTGGAAAG GTGGGAATTGAAGCATGGAAAAATGCTAAGGATAATACAGGATTGACACCAAATGATTATGCGTGCTTACGGGGTTACTACTCCTACATTCATCTTGTCCAGAAGAAAATCAGCGGGAGATCAGAAAGTGGGCATGTGGCAGTTGATATCCCTGGCACCATCTTAGATTGCAACAGCAAGCAGAAGCAGCTGGATGGGCATAGGTTGTCTAAAGTAGCGAGCTTGGAGACAGAGAGGTTTGACATGAAAGCCACAATAAAGGAGAAGTGCAGGGTTTGTGAAAGGAAGCTAGTGTATGGAAGCAGGAGGTCGCTAGTATACAGGCCAGCAATGCTGTCAATGGTGGCTATTGCTGCTTTGTGTGTGTGCGTGGCTTTGCTCTTCAAAAGCTCACCAGAAGTTGTTTACGTGTTCCAGCCCTTCAGATGGGAACGATTGAAGTATGGGTCTAGTTAA